From the genome of bacterium, one region includes:
- the purF gene encoding amidophosphoribosyltransferase yields MRRSTRGPRSDRSAPAPLGPGGDKLREECGVFGIRTEGAGAAPFVHLGLYALQHRGQESAGIATHDGARTHLVKHMGLVAQVFTPERLATLLGPTGIGHVRYSTMGSASLENAQPFLEQSPWGVLALAHNGNLVNAPLIRQDLEAAGHCFRATSDTEVITKLIATSRAETLEEAIAGCMRRISGAYTVVGMVGDVLVAFRDANGIRPLALGRLGGAAVFASESCAFDQIGGEYVREVGPGELVVADAAGVRSIQVLPVARRASCVFEYIYFARPDTVLEHQNVHQVRRRMGRLLAREYPVEADAVIAVPDSGTSAAMGYADASGIPCEVGLIKNRYVGRTFIQPDQVSRDFGVRVKLNPIRDVIAGQRIVLVDDSIVRGTTSRQIVRMLRHTGAREVHVRISSPPILNACYYGIDTSSRGELVASRLSVEEIRTSIEADSLGYLSLAGLVEALALPERALCLACLNGRYPTETPTEAMAGRYALEARRT; encoded by the coding sequence ATGAGGCGCTCGACCCGCGGCCCCCGCTCCGACCGATCCGCTCCCGCTCCGCTCGGTCCGGGCGGGGACAAGCTGCGCGAGGAGTGCGGGGTCTTCGGCATCCGCACCGAGGGTGCCGGTGCCGCGCCCTTCGTGCACCTCGGGCTGTACGCGCTTCAGCACCGGGGGCAGGAGAGCGCCGGCATCGCCACGCACGACGGCGCGCGCACGCACCTCGTCAAGCACATGGGGCTCGTCGCCCAGGTCTTTACCCCCGAACGCCTGGCGACGCTGCTCGGGCCCACCGGGATCGGGCACGTGCGCTATTCGACGATGGGCTCGGCCTCGCTGGAGAACGCCCAGCCGTTCCTGGAGCAGAGCCCGTGGGGGGTGCTCGCGCTCGCCCACAACGGCAACCTGGTCAACGCCCCGCTGATCCGACAGGATCTCGAGGCCGCCGGGCACTGCTTCCGCGCCACCTCCGACACGGAGGTGATCACGAAGCTGATCGCCACGTCCCGCGCCGAGACGCTGGAGGAGGCGATCGCGGGCTGCATGCGCCGGATCAGCGGCGCCTACACGGTCGTGGGGATGGTGGGGGACGTGCTCGTCGCGTTCCGCGACGCGAACGGCATCCGCCCGCTCGCGCTGGGGCGGCTCGGCGGCGCCGCGGTGTTCGCGTCGGAGAGCTGCGCGTTCGATCAGATCGGCGGCGAGTACGTGCGCGAGGTCGGGCCGGGAGAGCTGGTGGTCGCGGACGCCGCGGGCGTCCGGTCGATCCAGGTGCTGCCGGTCGCCCGCCGGGCGTCCTGCGTCTTCGAATACATCTATTTCGCGCGCCCGGACACGGTGCTGGAGCACCAGAACGTCCACCAGGTCCGCCGGCGGATGGGGCGCCTGCTGGCGCGCGAGTATCCGGTCGAAGCCGACGCGGTGATCGCGGTCCCCGACTCCGGGACCTCCGCGGCGATGGGGTACGCCGATGCGAGCGGCATCCCGTGCGAGGTGGGGTTGATCAAGAACCGGTACGTCGGGCGGACCTTCATCCAGCCCGATCAGGTATCGCGCGATTTCGGGGTGCGGGTCAAGCTCAACCCCATCCGCGACGTCATCGCCGGACAGCGCATCGTGCTGGTCGACGACTCGATCGTCCGGGGCACGACCAGCCGGCAGATCGTCCGCATGCTGCGGCACACCGGCGCCCGAGAGGTCCACGTGCGCATCTCCTCGCCCCCGATCCTCAACGCCTGCTATTACGGGATCGATACGAGCAGCCGCGGGGAGCTGGTCGCCTCCCGGTTGTCGGTGGAGGAGATCCGGACCTCGATCGAGGCCGACAGCCTCGGGTACCTGAGCCTCGCCGGGCTCGTCGAGGCGCTGGCGCTGCCGGAGCGGGCGTTGTGCCTCGCGTGTCTGAACGGCCGGTACCCCACCGAAACCCCCACCGAGGCCATGGCCGGCCGCTATGCGCTTGAGGCGAGGCGGACGTAG
- a CDS encoding phosphoribosylaminoimidazolesuccinocarboxamide synthase, whose translation MREMAVDGQPRPAVMETDLALPLFSRGKVRDIYDLDDRLLIVATDRLSAFDVVLPTGIPDRGRVLTGLSASWFRRLGQIVPTHFLSVDPAAFPESLGAQRRALAGRSMLVRKLRRIDIECVVRGYLAGSAWKEYEATGKVGGVALPAGLRMGSRLPDPIFTPATKAASGHDENITVEAMARAVGVELTRRLEKASLAVYRQGAAVAERCGLMLVDTKFEFGVDGEAIVLIDEVLTPDSSRFWDAAAYAATGSTESYDKQIVRDHLERVGWNKRPPAPALPPEVVAATRARYLEAYRRLTGEPLAEG comes from the coding sequence ATGCGTGAGATGGCGGTGGACGGACAACCCCGTCCGGCGGTGATGGAAACGGATTTGGCCCTGCCGCTGTTTTCGCGCGGCAAGGTCCGCGACATCTACGACCTGGACGACCGGCTGCTCATCGTGGCCACCGATCGCCTCTCCGCGTTCGACGTCGTGCTGCCGACCGGGATTCCGGACCGGGGGCGGGTGCTGACGGGGCTCTCCGCGAGCTGGTTTCGGCGGCTGGGCCAGATCGTCCCGACCCATTTTCTCTCCGTCGATCCGGCGGCGTTCCCGGAGTCCCTGGGGGCGCAGCGCCGGGCGCTGGCCGGCCGGTCGATGCTCGTCCGCAAGCTCAGGCGGATCGACATCGAGTGCGTGGTGCGCGGCTATCTCGCCGGGTCGGCGTGGAAAGAGTACGAGGCGACCGGGAAGGTGGGCGGGGTCGCGCTGCCGGCCGGGCTGCGGATGGGGAGCCGGCTCCCGGATCCGATCTTCACCCCCGCCACGAAAGCCGCCTCCGGGCACGACGAGAACATCACCGTCGAGGCGATGGCGCGGGCCGTCGGGGTCGAGCTGACGCGGAGGCTCGAGAAGGCGAGCCTGGCCGTCTACCGTCAGGGGGCCGCGGTCGCCGAGCGGTGCGGCCTGATGCTGGTGGATACAAAGTTCGAGTTCGGCGTGGACGGCGAGGCGATCGTCCTGATCGACGAGGTGCTCACCCCCGACTCCTCGCGGTTCTGGGACGCCGCGGCCTACGCCGCCACCGGGTCGACGGAGAGCTACGACAAACAGATCGTGCGCGATCACCTGGAGCGGGTGGGCTGGAACAAGCGCCCCCCCGCCCCCGCGCTGCCCCCGGAGGTGGTCGCCGCCACCAGGGCGCGGTACCTTGAGGCGTACCGCCGGCTGACCGGCGAGCCGCTGGCGGAGGGGTGA
- the purQ gene encoding phosphoribosylformylglycinamidine synthase subunit PurQ, with translation MDVGIIVFPGSNCDADTFHAVGELLGHRARYVWHEEQTLDGFDAVILPGGFAHGDYLRAGAIAATSPVVRALRTYAGAGGVILGICNGFQVLLEAGLLPGAMRPNACGQFRCEFVHVRVERADTPLTCAMTPGQVLRLPIAHAEGNYYVDPPTAAVLRRYRQVVFRYCDPAGAVTAEANPNGSCDSIAGIVSERGTVTALMPHPERASEGLLGSDDGRLVFDSLDRWVAARRGTIGAGAR, from the coding sequence GTGGACGTCGGGATCATCGTGTTCCCCGGAAGCAACTGTGACGCGGACACCTTCCACGCCGTGGGCGAGCTGCTCGGGCACCGGGCGCGCTACGTCTGGCACGAGGAACAGACCCTCGACGGGTTCGACGCCGTGATCCTCCCCGGCGGGTTCGCGCACGGGGACTACCTGCGGGCGGGAGCGATCGCCGCCACCTCGCCGGTGGTTCGGGCGCTGCGGACCTACGCCGGAGCGGGGGGAGTGATCCTGGGCATCTGCAACGGCTTCCAGGTGCTGCTCGAGGCCGGCCTGCTGCCCGGGGCGATGCGCCCCAACGCCTGCGGACAGTTTCGGTGCGAGTTCGTCCACGTCCGCGTCGAGCGGGCGGACACCCCCCTCACCTGCGCGATGACCCCCGGCCAGGTCCTCCGCCTGCCGATCGCGCACGCGGAGGGCAACTACTACGTCGACCCCCCGACGGCCGCGGTCCTGCGCCGCTACCGGCAGGTGGTCTTTCGGTACTGCGATCCCGCGGGGGCGGTGACGGCGGAGGCGAACCCCAACGGCTCCTGCGATTCGATCGCCGGGATCGTCAGCGAGCGCGGCACCGTGACCGCGTTGATGCCCCACCCGGAACGGGCGAGCGAGGGCCTGCTGGGGAGCGACGACGGCCGGCTGGTCTTCGATTCGCTCGACCGCTGGGTCGCCGCCCGGCGGGGGACGATCGGCGCGGGGGCGCGGTGA
- the purN gene encoding phosphoribosylglycinamide formyltransferase produces the protein MAEPLRVGVLASGSGSNLQAIIDACRDGAVPARVVVAISNVPSAFALERARRCGIPAYAVDHTGYPSIDRFESAVREILEAHRVGLVCLAGFLRILSPRFVGAFAGRIVNIHPALLPAFGGKGMYGERVHRAVLASGARVSGCTVHFVTAVPDGGPIVAQATVPVEEGDTPATLAARVAGAEHRLYPDAVRLFAEGRLRLDGDRVRVGPPTGPGLVPEGR, from the coding sequence GTGGCTGAGCCGCTCCGGGTGGGGGTCCTCGCCTCGGGCTCGGGCTCGAACCTGCAGGCGATCATCGATGCGTGCCGGGACGGTGCGGTCCCCGCCCGGGTCGTGGTGGCGATCAGCAACGTGCCGTCGGCGTTCGCGCTGGAGCGGGCCCGCCGGTGCGGCATCCCGGCGTACGCCGTCGATCACACCGGTTACCCCTCCATCGATCGGTTTGAGTCGGCCGTGCGGGAGATCCTCGAGGCTCATCGGGTCGGATTGGTCTGCCTCGCCGGATTCCTGCGCATCCTTTCGCCCCGCTTCGTGGGGGCGTTCGCCGGCCGCATTGTGAACATCCACCCGGCCCTGCTGCCGGCGTTTGGGGGGAAGGGGATGTACGGGGAGCGGGTCCACCGGGCGGTCCTCGCCTCCGGCGCGCGGGTGAGCGGGTGCACGGTGCATTTCGTGACCGCGGTGCCGGATGGGGGCCCGATCGTCGCGCAGGCCACCGTTCCCGTCGAGGAGGGGGACACGCCGGCGACGCTCGCGGCCCGGGTCGCCGGCGCGGAGCACCGATTGTACCCGGATGCCGTGCGGCTGTTTGCCGAGGGCCGGCTCCGGCTGGATGGCGACCGCGTGCGGGTCGGGCCTCCCACCGGACCCGGGCTGGTCCCGGAGGGACGATGA
- the purS gene encoding phosphoribosylformylglycinamidine synthase subunit PurS, which translates to MGTGRPKTVRVVVTLKPGVLDAPGQAIRQGLDALGHGGVRGVRAGKYFELEVTDEGQVEERVRKMCEGFLANTLIEEYRYDIV; encoded by the coding sequence ATGGGCACCGGACGGCCGAAAACGGTTCGCGTCGTGGTGACGCTCAAGCCCGGCGTCCTCGACGCCCCCGGGCAGGCGATCCGCCAGGGCCTCGACGCCCTGGGTCACGGGGGCGTCCGCGGCGTGCGCGCTGGGAAATACTTCGAGCTCGAGGTCACCGACGAGGGCCAGGTCGAGGAGCGGGTGCGGAAGATGTGCGAGGGCTTCCTCGCCAACACGTTGATCGAAGAATACCGCTACGACATCGTCTGA
- the purB gene encoding adenylosuccinate lyase encodes MIPRYTSREMAALWSPETKFDTWLEIELLVADAQSRLGMVPPAAARRLRERARVTSVARIDELEERETRHDVVAFLRVVGETVGDDARYLHHGLGSSDVVDTAQSVLMVRAADLIAASLGRLHRALGGLANRHRYTVMAGRTHGVQAEPITFGLKVALWYAEVGRGLDRVRRAREVIAVGKISGEVGTFAHNPPEVEADVCAALGLRPAPASSQVLQRDRHAEYLSHLAVVAGTLEKIATEIRTLQRTELREAEEPFREGQTGSSAMPHKRNPIICERIAGLARVIRANAAASLEDIALWGERDITHSSVERVIVPDATSLLDYMARKLGDVIEGLRVYPERMRENLDRTGGLVFSHRVLLALIDRGMSRQDAYGIVQSAAMRAWEGGARFRDLIREAGVLPEAELAACFDASHALRHIDAIFARVGLGERPAAQAAAQGDKGGKADA; translated from the coding sequence GTGATCCCCCGGTACACCTCGCGCGAGATGGCCGCGCTGTGGAGCCCGGAGACCAAGTTCGACACCTGGCTGGAGATCGAACTGCTCGTCGCCGACGCGCAATCTCGCCTCGGGATGGTCCCCCCGGCCGCGGCGAGGCGCCTGCGGGAGCGGGCGCGGGTGACCAGCGTCGCGCGGATCGACGAGCTGGAGGAGCGGGAGACCCGGCACGACGTCGTGGCGTTCCTGCGGGTGGTCGGGGAGACGGTCGGCGACGACGCGCGCTACCTGCACCACGGTCTCGGGTCCTCGGATGTCGTCGACACGGCGCAGTCGGTACTGATGGTCCGGGCGGCCGACCTGATCGCGGCCTCGCTGGGGCGGCTGCACCGCGCCCTCGGCGGGCTGGCCAACCGGCACCGGTACACGGTGATGGCCGGGCGGACCCACGGCGTCCAGGCCGAACCGATCACCTTCGGGCTCAAGGTGGCGCTGTGGTACGCGGAGGTGGGGCGGGGGCTCGACCGCGTCCGGCGCGCCCGCGAGGTGATCGCCGTGGGGAAGATCTCCGGCGAAGTCGGCACGTTCGCGCACAACCCCCCCGAGGTCGAGGCCGACGTGTGCGCCGCGCTCGGCCTCCGGCCGGCGCCGGCGTCTTCGCAGGTCCTGCAGCGCGACCGACACGCCGAGTATCTGAGCCATCTGGCGGTCGTCGCCGGGACGCTCGAGAAGATCGCCACGGAGATCCGCACGCTGCAGCGCACCGAGCTCCGCGAGGCGGAGGAGCCGTTCCGGGAGGGACAGACCGGGTCGTCGGCGATGCCGCACAAGCGCAACCCGATCATCTGCGAGCGCATCGCCGGGCTGGCCCGGGTGATCCGGGCGAACGCCGCGGCGTCGCTGGAAGACATCGCCCTGTGGGGGGAGCGCGACATCACGCACTCCTCCGTCGAGCGCGTGATCGTCCCGGACGCGACGTCCCTGCTCGACTACATGGCCCGCAAACTCGGCGACGTGATCGAAGGGCTGCGCGTGTACCCCGAGCGCATGCGCGAGAATCTCGACCGCACCGGCGGCCTGGTGTTCTCTCATCGGGTGCTGCTCGCGCTGATCGACCGCGGGATGTCGCGCCAGGACGCGTACGGGATCGTGCAGTCCGCGGCGATGCGGGCGTGGGAGGGCGGGGCGCGGTTCCGCGACCTCATCCGCGAGGCGGGAGTGCTCCCGGAAGCGGAGCTCGCGGCGTGCTTCGACGCCTCGCACGCGCTGCGCCACATCGATGCGATCTTCGCCCGGGTCGGGCTTGGCGAGCGCCCGGCGGCCCAGGCTGCGGCGCAGGGCGACAAAGGAGGCAAGGCGGATGCGTGA
- the purM gene encoding phosphoribosylformylglycinamidine cyclo-ligase — MRRPRASPLTYRRAGVDRDAKDAILAEAISRIRSTHGSETLGVGDTFGGLFRLSGYRYPVLVSSIDGVGTKVRVAEVINRWQVVGGDIVAHGANDVLCQGATPLFMLDYIAAASLRPGVVTAIIDGMAQACREQGIALIGGETAEMPGVYAPGGSDVVGCTVGVVERDRMITGDAIRPGDAIVGLASNGLHTNGYSLARAALLPTGRAAARRALDRRPGGLAESLADALLRPHRPYARAVLALRERTEIHGIAHITGGGLAGNLVRILPQGCRATIVRGRWSVPPIFPLIQRRGRVDDAEMFRTFNMGLGMLLVVPGAMGDAAAAHLDRLGERASVVGGIAAGPRGVAIGG, encoded by the coding sequence ATGCGCCGTCCGCGCGCGTCTCCGCTGACCTACCGCCGGGCCGGGGTGGATCGCGACGCCAAAGACGCGATCCTGGCGGAGGCCATCTCCCGGATCCGGTCGACCCACGGGAGTGAGACGCTGGGGGTGGGCGATACGTTCGGCGGGCTCTTCCGCCTGAGCGGGTACCGGTACCCGGTGCTGGTCAGCTCGATCGACGGGGTCGGGACGAAAGTCCGGGTGGCCGAGGTCATCAACCGCTGGCAGGTCGTGGGGGGCGACATCGTCGCGCACGGCGCGAACGACGTCCTGTGCCAGGGGGCGACACCGCTCTTCATGCTCGACTACATCGCCGCCGCATCGCTCCGCCCGGGGGTCGTGACCGCGATCATCGACGGGATGGCGCAGGCCTGCCGCGAGCAGGGGATCGCCCTGATCGGCGGCGAGACCGCGGAGATGCCCGGCGTCTACGCGCCGGGAGGGAGCGATGTCGTCGGGTGCACGGTGGGCGTCGTGGAGCGCGACCGGATGATCACGGGCGATGCGATCCGGCCGGGGGACGCGATCGTCGGGCTGGCGAGCAACGGGCTGCACACCAACGGGTACTCGCTGGCGCGGGCCGCGCTGCTCCCAACGGGCCGCGCCGCCGCCCGTCGGGCGCTCGACCGGCGGCCGGGGGGGCTTGCGGAATCGCTTGCCGACGCGCTGCTCCGGCCTCACCGACCGTACGCGCGGGCGGTGCTGGCGCTGCGTGAGCGGACCGAGATCCACGGGATCGCGCACATCACCGGCGGCGGCCTCGCGGGCAACCTCGTCCGGATTCTGCCGCAGGGGTGCCGGGCGACGATCGTCCGCGGCCGCTGGTCCGTGCCGCCGATCTTCCCGCTCATCCAGCGGCGGGGCCGTGTCGACGATGCCGAGATGTTCCGCACCTTCAATATGGGGTTGGGCATGCTCCTGGTCGTCCCCGGGGCGATGGGGGATGCGGCGGCGGCACACCTCGACCGTCTGGGGGAGCGGGCGTCGGTCGTGGGCGGCATCGCCGCGGGGCCGCGGGGGGTCGCGATCGGTGGCTGA
- the purL gene encoding phosphoribosylformylglycinamidine synthase subunit PurL — MAVEQTTRSVDPFAAAGLTAAEFEEICRRLARSPNQVELAMFGVMWSEHCAYKHSKLALKRLPTTGGQVLRGPGENAGAVLVGDGWAAVFKMESHNHPSAVAPFHGAATGVGGIIRDILAMGARPIALLDSLRFGPPEAPGVRPILDGVVAGIAAYGNSIGVPTVGGELSFAPCYRSNPLVNVACLGIARADRLATARAAGPGNPVVYLGARTGRDGIHGASFASAELGGDPRDRSAVQMGDPFTGKLLIEASLDALATGAVVAIQDMGAAGLTCAVSEMSSRGGVGMEIDLSLVPRREEGMTPEEVLLSESQERMLLVVQDGREDEVLRIGRRWGLQAVVIGRVIGASRVLLREGDAAVASLDPRILTEAPVYAPPSREPAYLAEVRRVDPSTFPVAPPHPTLLALLAAPNVADTRWVFRQYDHMVQTNTVVPPGADAAVLRLKDACPRGLALTADGNGRYGHLDPHLGGMLAVLEAAQNVACVGGTPAAVTDCLNFANPERPEVVWMFREAVEGIAGACEALGIPVVGGNVSFYNEADGAIFPTPIIAMVGLLEDVRRHATPGWKREGDLIVLLGDGIPQLEGSEYLATVHGVEAGRLRHPDLPGVARLIQCTREAVARGLVSSAHDCAGGGMAVALAECCIAGGLGAAVALPVERGQRSDVALFGEGVGRILVSTQPSHLTDLVHLAGRLAVFVRVLGSVGGARLIIGADGDPARGPWIDAGVEGLARAWRGREGGAR, encoded by the coding sequence ATGGCCGTCGAGCAGACGACGCGATCCGTCGATCCTTTCGCCGCCGCCGGGCTCACCGCCGCCGAGTTCGAAGAGATCTGCCGCCGACTCGCCCGGTCGCCGAATCAGGTCGAGCTGGCGATGTTCGGCGTGATGTGGAGCGAGCACTGCGCCTACAAGCACTCCAAGCTCGCCCTGAAACGCCTGCCCACGACCGGCGGTCAGGTGCTCCGCGGCCCGGGCGAGAACGCCGGCGCGGTGCTGGTGGGGGATGGCTGGGCGGCGGTCTTCAAGATGGAGAGCCATAACCACCCCAGCGCGGTGGCCCCCTTCCACGGGGCGGCGACGGGGGTGGGGGGGATCATCCGCGACATCCTGGCGATGGGCGCTCGCCCCATCGCGCTGCTGGACTCGCTTCGCTTCGGCCCCCCCGAGGCGCCGGGGGTGCGCCCGATCCTGGACGGCGTGGTGGCGGGGATCGCGGCGTACGGGAACAGCATCGGGGTGCCCACGGTCGGCGGGGAGCTCTCCTTCGCCCCGTGCTATCGGTCCAACCCGCTCGTCAACGTGGCCTGCCTCGGGATCGCCCGCGCCGATCGGCTGGCCACCGCGCGCGCGGCCGGGCCGGGGAACCCCGTCGTCTATCTCGGGGCGCGCACCGGCCGCGATGGGATCCACGGCGCGTCCTTCGCCTCCGCGGAGCTGGGCGGAGATCCCCGCGACCGGTCGGCCGTGCAGATGGGGGATCCGTTCACCGGAAAGCTCCTCATCGAGGCGAGCCTGGATGCGCTGGCCACCGGCGCGGTGGTGGCGATCCAGGACATGGGCGCGGCGGGGCTGACCTGCGCGGTGTCCGAGATGTCCTCGCGCGGCGGGGTGGGGATGGAGATCGATCTCAGCCTGGTGCCCCGGCGCGAGGAGGGGATGACGCCCGAGGAGGTGCTGCTCAGCGAGTCGCAGGAGCGGATGCTGCTGGTCGTCCAGGACGGGCGCGAGGACGAGGTGCTCCGGATCGGACGGCGGTGGGGGCTCCAGGCCGTGGTAATCGGCCGGGTGATCGGCGCGTCCCGGGTTCTTCTTCGCGAGGGCGATGCGGCCGTCGCCTCGCTGGATCCGCGCATCCTCACCGAGGCGCCGGTCTACGCCCCGCCGTCCCGGGAGCCGGCGTATCTGGCGGAGGTCCGCCGTGTCGATCCGTCGACGTTTCCCGTGGCGCCTCCCCACCCGACGCTCCTGGCGCTGCTCGCCGCTCCCAACGTCGCGGACACCCGCTGGGTGTTCCGGCAGTACGACCACATGGTGCAGACCAATACGGTGGTGCCGCCGGGGGCGGACGCGGCCGTGCTGCGCCTCAAGGACGCCTGCCCGCGCGGGCTCGCCCTCACCGCGGACGGCAACGGCCGGTACGGGCATCTCGACCCCCACCTCGGCGGCATGCTGGCCGTGCTCGAGGCCGCCCAGAACGTCGCCTGCGTCGGCGGGACGCCGGCGGCGGTGACCGACTGTCTCAACTTCGCCAATCCCGAGCGGCCGGAGGTGGTGTGGATGTTTCGCGAAGCGGTCGAGGGGATCGCCGGGGCGTGTGAGGCGCTGGGGATCCCGGTCGTGGGCGGGAACGTCAGCTTCTACAACGAGGCAGACGGCGCCATCTTCCCCACCCCGATCATCGCGATGGTGGGCCTGCTCGAGGACGTCCGGCGCCACGCCACCCCGGGGTGGAAGCGCGAGGGGGACCTGATCGTGCTGCTGGGCGACGGCATCCCACAGCTGGAAGGGAGCGAGTACCTGGCCACGGTTCATGGGGTGGAGGCGGGACGGCTGCGACACCCCGACCTCCCCGGGGTGGCGCGCCTGATCCAGTGCACGCGCGAGGCGGTGGCGCGCGGGCTCGTCTCCTCCGCGCACGATTGCGCGGGGGGAGGGATGGCGGTGGCGCTGGCGGAGTGCTGCATCGCCGGCGGCCTCGGCGCGGCGGTCGCGCTGCCGGTCGAGCGCGGCCAGCGGTCGGACGTGGCGCTGTTCGGCGAAGGCGTCGGTCGGATCCTCGTGTCGACCCAACCGTCGCATCTCACGGACCTCGTGCACCTGGCGGGGCGACTGGCGGTGTTCGTTCGGGTGCTGGGCTCCGTCGGCGGCGCGCGCCTGATCATCGGCGCCGACGGCGATCCCGCCCGGGGCCCGTGGATCGATGCGGGTGTCGAGGGGCTGGCCCGCGCCTGGCGGGGCAGGGAAGGGGGGGCGCGATGA